ACTCAATGAACAACATCGAACCAAACTTTTTGCGCTTGAGGACTGAACTTGAACGCTGCCGATTACATCGAAGAGCTCCAGACAAATGGGCGGCTCGTATTCACCACCAACGACGCTGTGAGGGCGCTCGGCAAATCTGTAGCAGCTGTCCGCGCACAGTTGCGGAGACTTAAGGAAAAAGGCCGTATAGCTGATCCGTACCGCGGCTTTCACGTGGTAGTCCCCCCAAAGTACCGGCGGCTCGGGTGCCTCCCCCCGGATCACTTCATTCCACAACTGATGGAGCATCTCGAGCAACCTTACTACGTGGCCTTGTTGAGCGCTGCTGCGTACCACGGCGCGGCACACCATGCCCCGATGGTGTTCCAGGTCATGGTTCCGCGGTCTCGTCGAAGCCTCGAGTGCGGTGGGGTGCGAGTGGACTTCATCGCCCGCCAAGACATGGAGTTCACGGCCGTGATCGATCGCGATACACCAACAGGTATTCTACGCATTGCATCGCCAGCTGCGACCGCTGTCGAGGTGGTGGGCTACCCTGAGCGCTGTGGCTTTCTTGACAATGTTGCAACGGTACTTGCCGAGCTGGCCGAATCGATTGATGCAGATGCTCTCGAAACCGAGGCGAGACGCGCTCCTACGGCATGGGTACAACGACTTGGATATCTTCTTTCGCTGGTTGATCAGGAGGGGCTCGCGGAGCGTTTGGACGGTGTTCTCGCTGAGCGCAACGCCTTCACCGTGGCCCTCGCACCGTGGAAAGAGGTGGAAGGCGTAGCGAGAAACGCTCGTTGGCAGGTAGCCGTCAACGTGGAAGTGGTGCCGGACGTATGATTCGAGAGCAAGCTATAATCGAGTGGCGTCGTGAGGCACCCTGGAGCGCGGACTGGATGGTCGAGCAAGACCTCATCATCAGCCGCGCTCTCGTGGAGTTGTTCTCCTCATCAGAGCTAGCTGATCGGCTGGCGTTCCGCGGTGGGACTTCTCTCTATAAGCTTCATCTTCCTCCGGCCCGCCGCGTGAGCACTTCTCTGAGCTCGGTTTGGTCAAGGTGCCCTTCGAAGTCAAAAGCCAGTGGTTCCAAGGCTCCACCTCCGTGACTACCTTTCCGCTCGACGAACTCCTGGGCACCAAGCTACGCGCACTCTACCAGCGGAGCAAGGGTCGCGACCTGTTTGACCTCTACTACGCTCTTGGTAGAGGCAAGACGAGCGCGGACCTCCTGATTAGGTGCTTCAACCGCTACATGAACGAGGGAAACCACTCGGTCACGCGTGCGCTCTTTGAGTCCAACCTCCACGAGAAATCGAAGCGCAAAGACTTCCGGAACGATATGGAGCCGCTACTCCGCCAGGGTTTATCATGGGACTTCGAGGAGGCACTCGAAATTGTGCTCACCGAACTCATCACCAAGCTGCCGGGCGATCCCTGGAAGGGTCTCTCGTCCGACTCACCGGCATAAAGCCGAAGCCTGTCCACCTATTCTCCACCTTAAAGCACGTCTTGGCTTTGCACTCGGTGGTCCACACGGTATTTTCTTCAACCCTGAAGTCCTTCAAAGGTAGTGCCATTGCCGAGCCTCGCCACACCTCTCTGAGGCCGCCGTCTCGCCATTCAAGGACCCAAATGGCCCTGGCAGGCAGCGGTTCATCGTGCCTTTTGACACGCGTCCAAACCCCCAAGACGACTTCGTGAAAACCATCGGAATTGAGGTCGGCAATCTCGGCTTTCCACATGCCGTAAACGCGGGAGTTCCACTTAGTGTGTGGAGTCTCAAAGCTCAAAAAGCCACGGCGCCCATCTTCTGAAAGGTGTACATCCACAGCGGGTTTGATGGTTTGCCCATTCTGGCTCCATGTAGGGTGTAGCTGGTGTGGGACATCGCTCGGAAAGACCAAAAACACACAGAGATGAGGCAGGATTTGGCAGAGAGAGTTCATTGAGGCATGAGGGTTTCCAAAAAGTCCGCCAAGCCATCATCATCTACCATTCCGAGCCGCTCAAAATCGCGCAGAAGGCTCGCCGGGCTATCGCCCATCACACGAGGGTGCGCCACCACCTCGAGCACCGGTCGGTCACTCTCAGCGTCTCCCACGGCCCACGTCTTCTCCAGGGGTATATCCAGATAGTCGGCGACCCACTTTGCCGCAGACCCCTTAGACACACCCTTAGCCGTGACACTCGCGAACACGTTGAGTGGCAGGACTGGACTAGACGCCACGCCGCGCTCGGAGTTCTGGAGCTCAAAATCTAGCGCGGCATCCACGCCTTCCGGGCGCATAATCCAATGGGCGCGAATCACACGGTGATTGCGTGCCACTTCGCGCAAATCGGCAGCCAGCACCTCGATCTCAAGCACGCGCGCATGCTCGTCGCAATCCGGGTGCTGACGGTTTGAGAACACGCCGGCTGCCGTGTAAAACTCAAGCGTCGCATCCACACCCTCGGCATGCGAAATCATGGTCTCGATATCCTGAGGGTCCAACGCGGACTCAAAAAGGACCTCGCCCGTTGCTCGGCAAATGAACCCGCCATTCTCAAAAATATGGACGCCATTTGGTGCCAGGCGCTTCGCGATCTCAAGGGCTACCCCTGAGCCTGTGCGCCCAGTACAGACCACAAGGTGGTGGGTGGGCCGGAGCGCCTCACACGCAGACCAGGTACGCTCACTGACCCCGTTGGAGCCAATGACCGTCCCGTCCAAATCTAAAAATACAATATTCACAGGGCGGGGCCCGGCTTATTTCTCGATGACTTCGACGAGAATGACGGTGCAGTTGTCTGTACCACCACCGGCGTTTGCCGCTTCGATGAGTTTCTCGCAGCCAGCCTCAAGATTAGTGCGGTTCTCGACCATGATTCGTTCGATATCCGAATCTTTGACCATACCGTTTAGCCCGTCTGTGCAGAGCAGGTAAATATCGCCGATTTGTGGCTCTTCGTGGGCCACATCAACCTGAACGGTCTCTTTCATACCGAGCGCACGAACGATGACGTTCTTATGCGGGAAATTCTCGATTTCCTGCTCGGTCAGATCCTTCATCTTGATATAGTCGTTGAGCAGGGAGTGGTCCTCGGTGACGAGTTCCATTTTATCCCCGCGCAGCCTGTAGATTCGGCTGTCCCCGACGTGCCCAAGATAGGCTGAATTGCCCGAGAAATTGATGGCCACTATCGTGGTTCCCATTCCTCGTTGAGAAGCGTTTTGAGAGGCGGTCTCAAAGATCCTCAAATTGGCCAATTTGATGCCAGCGGCAAGTCGATTTTCTTCGTATCGACGCCCCTTCTCCATCTTATAAGGCCAGGTGACGTCGTCATCTGCCGACGTCTCCTTAAAGAATTCAGCGACCGTAGAAATGGCCATCTCCGAGGCGACTTCGCCGCTCGCGTGTCCGCCCATTCCGTCCGCAACCATGTAAAGGTTTTCCTCTTGGAGAATAAGCAAGTTATCCTCGTTGTGGGTCCTTTTCATGCCTACGTGAGTGTTACCTGCGTATCGAAGTTTCAACGCCACGCGACTACCTGATTGAGTTTGCATCACTTGGAAGGATTATCACAGGAATTCTGGGTGGGCAAGAACTTGATGTCAGTACAAACTCTCCAAGGAAATCCCTGAGTAGTACCGCTTCAAGATATCTTGATAGTCCACGCCACTTTCGGCCAGCCCAATAGCACCGGTCTGGCACATTCCCACGCCGTGACCGAAGCCGGCGCCGCGGAACTCGACCTGCTCTACAAAACCGCTACGCCCCTTTTGAACGTCCATCACAAAGAGTCCCGAGCGAAGCCCACCGAAGAGTCGGCGAACATTTAGTTCACGCTCCACCACGGTCTCGCCTTTATCACCCACCACTTTGAGCCGCATCACACGCCCAGATACTCCTCGACTCAAGACCTGAAAGTCCTTGATTCGGCCCACGCTTCGGCGGTTTTCCTTGAGCCAGGCCTCAGCCTCATCCACCGTAACCACGCGGTCCCACCTGAAGAGTTTGGAGCTCGAGACGGACGCCTTTTTGCTCGGGGATTCGAAGTTCGCGTCCAGAAATGCCGCAACTTCATTGGGTTTAACACCATTCTTGAACGCCGCAGGCGCCGCCCCGATCACGTCGATCTTTCCGCGCAACCACGGCCTGGGCTCCATATCCCACACATTCTCGTTGCTCTCCGTAAACCCGCCCGCGTTGGATGAATACACAGCCTCAATGATCTTCTGTCCGTGGAACATCACGCGCCCGCGAGTGGCGTCTACGGCCTTTGAAGTGCGCGGATTCTCCACGCCAACACCGCCATAGACCTGGTCCATCACATCGCCGCGAAGCATGAACGGGTCGGCCAGATTTCGCACACCGATCGCGCTAAAGATATTGTTGCGCGCCGCCACAGCTTGCGCACGCAGCGCCGCATCTGGTGCCGAGGCGTACATCTCGGCCGGCACCACGCCTTTGAGCAGGCGCTCCGCGCCGAGGCTCACCATGCCGACGAGTTTACCGTTATAATCAGGCGCAAAAATCAGCGAACCCGTGTAGCGGCGCGTCTCAAAGCCAGCGCCGTAGGACTTCTGGATATCGGGAACTGTGTAGACGATCTTGTTTTCTTCGCCACGCAAAGGAGCGATTGTCAGAACGTCTCGAGTGCTAATTTTGACCTTTAGTCCAGCGCCTTCCAGATGAATTGCGGCACCGGGCGGCCTCGTGATTTCGGAGTGGATGCTCGCCTCGACTCCAAACTTGGTCTCAAGGCCGGACTTGATCTTCTGCGCCTCGTCGCGTGATTTGGTGCCGCCGAGGCCCACAAGGACGGTGCGCGAATCGAAGACTTTTCCTTGCACAGCGAAGAGACCACCGACCTCGAAGACTTCGGGGAGATAGCCGCGCTGGGTCCATGTTTGCACCACGGCATCGGCGGCCCTCCTTTCGGCCACGGGCAACCTGTGAACCACCACGGAATGTCGGTACGCACCAGGCGTAGAGTCCGAGACGCTCACCGTGTATTTTACGCCGGCAGGCAGCTCGATCTGAGCCCCGCTTTCACCCGAAGGAAGCACACGAACCGGCCGATCCGGCGTGAACTCTACGGTGTCGCGCCCCTCCACAATCCCCACGCGAATGATCGGGTCGCCCTCGCGTGTGAAATTCAACTGCGGGGCGTAGAGCATGGCGAGTTGGTCTTGAGAGCGAATATCCTGGGTAAAACCGGTGGACACGACGCTTAAGAGCGCCAAACCACAACTTAGACCCACCAGACCACGTGTACGCACCATTAGCTCATCCTTGAGTTTATGTGTTCACCACTTGAAGGTTCCAACCACCTGGGAGCCTGTGAATCCAAGTGATGCGTTGCCGCCCGAATCTGGCGAGAGAATCAGCCAGGTCACGCCACCGATAAGAGAAACTGCACCCACCCCGAGCAGAACTCGGTGTGCTGTTTCATAGGTCTCGCCGCGATCGACGAGCTCGTTGTAGCGGGTCTCGGTGATTCCTGCCCGAGATTCGTCGGAGATATCCTGCTCGACGTTGCCCATGAGCACAGCGAAGATACCGGACCCGGCGAGTGCGAGCCCGCCGACACCCACGGCTGACCAGGCGCCCCAGTTGATGGTGCCAACGCCATCGGTCTCTGTGACCACGTCTTGTTTGACCTCGTTTTGGGTCGTGACTGTGGTCGTGTTTTTAGGGCCCTGCACCGGCTTTTTGACGAGATCTGCCCAGAGGCTGATATCGGCGCCTTCCTTGAGCTCAAGCACCTGTGTCCACGGCTCGTAATTTGGGTGTTGCACGCGAATCGAATACTTGCCCGGTGGCAGTCCCTTGCGCTCAAGCGGCACATTCCCAATAAAGGTGTCTTCCATGTAGACCTCGGCGTTCGAGACCGGCGAGCCGATTTGAACTCGCGTGGTCGCGAGGCCCTTTTCGCGGGCAAAGAACGACTCGATCTCCTGGCGGAACGCCACGACAGGGTCGTCGGTATCCGAGATGGTTTTGTTGAGTTTGTTGAGCGTACGCCCGGTTTGTGAGTCGAAAATCGAGAGCGCGATCTGGAATGTACCGCCGCTTTTCTCGATATTTCCATAAATCAGTA
This Microvenator marinus DNA region includes the following protein-coding sequences:
- a CDS encoding nucleotidyl transferase AbiEii/AbiGii toxin family protein, whose amino-acid sequence is MTTFPLDELLGTKLRALYQRSKGRDLFDLYYALGRGKTSADLLIRCFNRYMNEGNHSVTRALFESNLHEKSKRKDFRNDMEPLLRQGLSWDFEEALEIVLTELITKLPGDPWKGLSSDSPA
- a CDS encoding HAD family hydrolase produces the protein MNIVFLDLDGTVIGSNGVSERTWSACEALRPTHHLVVCTGRTGSGVALEIAKRLAPNGVHIFENGGFICRATGEVLFESALDPQDIETMISHAEGVDATLEFYTAAGVFSNRQHPDCDEHARVLEIEVLAADLREVARNHRVIRAHWIMRPEGVDAALDFELQNSERGVASSPVLPLNVFASVTAKGVSKGSAAKWVADYLDIPLEKTWAVGDAESDRPVLEVVAHPRVMGDSPASLLRDFERLGMVDDDGLADFLETLMPQ
- a CDS encoding type IV toxin-antitoxin system AbiEi family antitoxin, whose protein sequence is MNAADYIEELQTNGRLVFTTNDAVRALGKSVAAVRAQLRRLKEKGRIADPYRGFHVVVPPKYRRLGCLPPDHFIPQLMEHLEQPYYVALLSAAAYHGAAHHAPMVFQVMVPRSRRSLECGGVRVDFIARQDMEFTAVIDRDTPTGILRIASPAATAVEVVGYPERCGFLDNVATVLAELAESIDADALETEARRAPTAWVQRLGYLLSLVDQEGLAERLDGVLAERNAFTVALAPWKEVEGVARNARWQVAVNVEVVPDV
- a CDS encoding SpoIID/LytB domain-containing protein; this translates as MVRTRGLVGLSCGLALLSVVSTGFTQDIRSQDQLAMLYAPQLNFTREGDPIIRVGIVEGRDTVEFTPDRPVRVLPSGESGAQIELPAGVKYTVSVSDSTPGAYRHSVVVHRLPVAERRAADAVVQTWTQRGYLPEVFEVGGLFAVQGKVFDSRTVLVGLGGTKSRDEAQKIKSGLETKFGVEASIHSEITRPPGAAIHLEGAGLKVKISTRDVLTIAPLRGEENKIVYTVPDIQKSYGAGFETRRYTGSLIFAPDYNGKLVGMVSLGAERLLKGVVPAEMYASAPDAALRAQAVAARNNIFSAIGVRNLADPFMLRGDVMDQVYGGVGVENPRTSKAVDATRGRVMFHGQKIIEAVYSSNAGGFTESNENVWDMEPRPWLRGKIDVIGAAPAAFKNGVKPNEVAAFLDANFESPSKKASVSSSKLFRWDRVVTVDEAEAWLKENRRSVGRIKDFQVLSRGVSGRVMRLKVVGDKGETVVERELNVRRLFGGLRSGLFVMDVQKGRSGFVEQVEFRGAGFGHGVGMCQTGAIGLAESGVDYQDILKRYYSGISLESLY
- a CDS encoding PEGA domain-containing protein: MFTMHRFVVVLFTLLVATPAWAEQLSAGILNLEGKGVDNQLVETLSSIVRNEAQQVEKYQVVNKYAINLQDMLIVLNCSADSVACMKQVAEQVNARVLIYGNIEKSGGTFQIALSIFDSQTGRTLNKLNKTISDTDDPVVAFRQEIESFFAREKGLATTRVQIGSPVSNAEVYMEDTFIGNVPLERKGLPPGKYSIRVQHPNYEPWTQVLELKEGADISLWADLVKKPVQGPKNTTTVTTQNEVKQDVVTETDGVGTINWGAWSAVGVGGLALAGSGIFAVLMGNVEQDISDESRAGITETRYNELVDRGETYETAHRVLLGVGAVSLIGGVTWLILSPDSGGNASLGFTGSQVVGTFKW
- a CDS encoding Stp1/IreP family PP2C-type Ser/Thr phosphatase; the protein is MKLRYAGNTHVGMKRTHNEDNLLILQEENLYMVADGMGGHASGEVASEMAISTVAEFFKETSADDDVTWPYKMEKGRRYEENRLAAGIKLANLRIFETASQNASQRGMGTTIVAINFSGNSAYLGHVGDSRIYRLRGDKMELVTEDHSLLNDYIKMKDLTEQEIENFPHKNVIVRALGMKETVQVDVAHEEPQIGDIYLLCTDGLNGMVKDSDIERIMVENRTNLEAGCEKLIEAANAGGGTDNCTVILVEVIEK